GCCAGGCATCCCAGATTTCTTCCTGGATCAAGAGCCGGGAAGCCGGTGAAACCATCCCCAGCGGGATTGTGTACCTGGACGAGATCGGCGTAGATACCTCTACGGTTACCAATGACATCATCGAAAACCAGGGAATCAATGCAGATCCCGGCGAAGGTGTTGTAACTCGATAAGAATTCGAATTCTACCGCAGTGTTGGTATGTGTACGGGCCGGAGTAGATTCCTCCTTCATACAGCACTGCGGTTCTTTGTAAGGAGAACCTAGTGCGCAAAAGGTTGTACCATTGCACCCCGGCGACACCACCCATGGGTGAGAGTATTGGCTGTGCCGCTATATCTGGTGTGGTTTACAACCTTTTGCGCACTACATAAGGAGAAGTCCCCATTGCAGAATCAGATCGTACTTCAGATGCAGGGAATCTGTAAGTCCTTTCCCGGGGTCCGGGCCCTGCACAATGTCAGTTTTACCCTTAGAAAAGGGGAGGTCCACGCCCTCATGGGCGAGAATGGCGCGGGAAAATCCACCCTGATCAAGGTGATGACCGGGGTTTACGAGAAGGATGCCGGCCAGATAGAGATAGAGGACCAGGCCATCCATTTCCGGTCTCCCCAGGATGCCCAGAACTTCGGCGTCGGAACCGTGTATCAGGAAATCACCCTCTGCCCGAACCTGACGGTGGCAGAGAATATGTTCATCGGCCGGGGGCGGTACGCCTTTGTGAACTGGCGGCAGATGAACCGGCGCGCCGTGGAGCTGTTGGCCTCATTGAGCATACCCGCACGGCCGACCCAACAGCTTTCCAGCTGCTCCTTGGCGGTCCAGCAGATGATTGCCATCGCCCGGGCCGTGGATATGGATTGCAAGATCCTCGTCCTGGACGAACCGACCTCATCCCTGGATGAGGACGAGGTGAATAAACTCTTTGCCCTCATGAGGGAATTGAAGTCCAGGGGGGTCGGGATTATCTTTGTGACCCATTTTCTGGACCAGGTCTATGAAATCAGCGACCGGATTACCGTCCTGCGAAACGGCGAGTTCATCGGCGAATACGAGGCAGAAAATCTGCCCCAGATTGATCTCATCTCCAAAATGATGGGAAAAGAATTAGACAACGTTTCAAAAATCAGCAATACACAAACCCTGGAAGGGGACACGAGTACACCGGTCTTGGAGGCTTCAGAGTTGTCCAGCGCTGCAGGGGTGCGCCCCTTTGATTTTTCCATCCGCAAGGGAGAGGTAAACGGGTTCACCGGACTGTTAGGATCGGGACGCAGCGAAAGCGTCAGGGCAATCTATGCCGCAGACAAGGTGACCGGCGGACAGGTAAGCATGCACGGGAAGGACGTGAAAATCACCAAACCCCTGGATGCCATGAAGCTTGGTATCGGCTACCTGCCCGAGGATCGCAAGGGAGACGGCATTATTGAGGATCTCTCCGTTCGGGATAATATCATTCTTGCCCTCCAGGTCATGAAGGGCTTTTTTAAACCCCTTTCCCGGAGCGAGGCCGAGACCTTTGCCGACCAGTACATAAAGAGCCTGAACATAAAAACGGCATCCACCGAAACCCCGATCAAATGTCTCTCCGGGGGCAACCAGCAGAAGGTCATCCTGGCCCGATGGCTTCTGACCCATCCCGAGTACCTCATCCTGGATGAACCCACCCGGGGCATCGATGTGGGAACCAAGGTGGAAATCCAGAAGCTCGTACTCCGTCTTGCGAAAGACGGGGTCAGCGTCACCTTTATTTCCTCAGAAATTGAGGAGATGCTGCGCACCTGTTCCCGGCTCATCGTCATGAAGGACCGGGCCATCGTTGGTGAACTGAAGGGGAATGATCT
The DNA window shown above is from Spirochaeta lutea and carries:
- a CDS encoding sugar ABC transporter ATP-binding protein; amino-acid sequence: MQGICKSFPGVRALHNVSFTLRKGEVHALMGENGAGKSTLIKVMTGVYEKDAGQIEIEDQAIHFRSPQDAQNFGVGTVYQEITLCPNLTVAENMFIGRGRYAFVNWRQMNRRAVELLASLSIPARPTQQLSSCSLAVQQMIAIARAVDMDCKILVLDEPTSSLDEDEVNKLFALMRELKSRGVGIIFVTHFLDQVYEISDRITVLRNGEFIGEYEAENLPQIDLISKMMGKELDNVSKISNTQTLEGDTSTPVLEASELSSAAGVRPFDFSIRKGEVNGFTGLLGSGRSESVRAIYAADKVTGGQVSMHGKDVKITKPLDAMKLGIGYLPEDRKGDGIIEDLSVRDNIILALQVMKGFFKPLSRSEAETFADQYIKSLNIKTASTETPIKCLSGGNQQKVILARWLLTHPEYLILDEPTRGIDVGTKVEIQKLVLRLAKDGVSVTFISSEIEEMLRTCSRLIVMKDRAIVGELKGNDLTQNDVMQVIAGGGAQP